The proteins below are encoded in one region of Cololabis saira isolate AMF1-May2022 chromosome 11, fColSai1.1, whole genome shotgun sequence:
- the sgsm1b gene encoding small G protein signaling modulator 1 isoform X3 — translation MFSPVTEAETRQKLLRNVKKEVKQIMEEAVTRKFVHADSSHVISFCAVVEACVLHGLKRRIAGLLCTNKVAALFMKVAKSFSPADELCRKVQEVEQLIENSKQNNSSLSNDRTRQSKLPNLPPQALKNLWTRTALMEKLLDKIVLYLVENSSAFYDKEAMLMDPVDGPILASLLVGPCALEYTKVKTADHFWTDPSADELVQRHRIHSGHCRQDSPSRRPALIQKRQSSGSMDDRPLMWVRDYVESLHQNSRATLLFGKNNVLVQPRDDMEAIPGYLSLHQTADLMTLKWTPNQLMNGNVGELDSEKSVYWDYAITIRLEEIVYLHCHQQVNSGGTVVLVSQDGIQRPPLHFPKGGHLLQFLTCLETGLLPHGQLDPPLWNQRGKGKVFPKLRRRSPHGSCDSVSDKEDDEATDYVFRILFPGNQMEFSTMALEMMDQGVNLWQPTPRKSSCSSCSQNGSSDSSLPNGCNQERAPLKLLCDTMKYQIISRAFYGWLAYCRHLSTVRTHLSALVSTTMVDPDVPCDTRGGLSVEVWGKYLKDSSAYQEKEIHRLVYFGGVTPSLRKEVWPFLLGHYQFTMTEKCRLEIDEQMRIIYEQTMKEWQGCELIVRQREREKHAEAIARCSSGASVERGPVQRDSTISTDSSLCSSDHQNAHSQSESSSSEQVFVLAETESRAGEEEPQHSSLVKATDGPQLPFCNLSAPSVSNQPPGADGNLLTESTIKPNTSLTADSPEVLSGETSAEEKSQHPTCESGGQDLKQPTVEIEAVTQKMYTGLGNEEVLETTAVKSKETFEAEAKDTPTHGVLKAVDTNMNLKSAPENTNVLKLEKEVHNEYFQAPPLGQTLTLQAHKSKDQERKTLYQLVTQGDMNSHSEKKPEVTKKSEITEATVEIKKTAEIPFEKPGSNSPVRQVLNALQSASRGSLSLSSHSRQSPDTADSDDSPSALEMEDILTGMTCVTSEGAQPRPLMGLATPPVSLAQKEKLAADYLDHHLDTACNTSPEGTDLGLSEEEPEMDNVLTEPESAEATGMTKYEESSEEQTYSQETLDMYLINLHRIDKDVRRCDRTYWYFTPENLEKLRNIMCSYVWQHLDTGYMQGMCDLLAPLLVILDDEVMAFSCFTELMKRMNQNFPHGGAMDSHFANMRSLIQILDSELFELMQQNGDYTHFYFCYRWFLLDFKREMVYDDVFSAWETIWAAKHTSSEHFVLFIALALVEMYRDIILENNMDFTDIIKFFNEMAERHDVPQVLMMARDLAHKVQTLIENK, via the exons ATGTTTTCTCCCGTGACAGAGGCCGAGACGCGCCAGAAGCTGCTGCGCAATGTAAAGAAGGAG GTGAAACAAATTATGGAGGAAGCAGTAACCAGGAAATTCGTGCATGCAGACAGCAGCCACGTTATATCTTTCTGTG ctgttGTAGAGGCCTGTGTGCTGCATGGGCTTAAGCGCCGTATTGCAGGCCTGCTGTGCACTAATAAGGTCGCTGCGCTCTTTATGAAAGTGGCAAAGAGCTTTTCGCCCGCTGATGAACTCTGCCGCAAGGTCCAGGAAGTGGAGCAGCTTATAGAAAACAG caaaCAGAACAATTCCTCACTGAGTAATGACCGCACTCGGCAGTCCAAGCTGCCCAACCTCCCTCCTCAAGCACTGAAAAACCTTTGGACTCGAACAGCCCTGATGGAGAAGCTCTTGGACAAAATTGTCCTGTACTTGGTGGAAAACAGCAG TGCATTTTATGATAAAGAAGCCATGCTGATGGATCCTGTGGATGGTCCAATCCTTGCATCTCTATTGG TTGGCCCCTGTGCTTTGGAGTACACCAAAGTTAAGACTGCAGACCATTTCTGGACAGACCCGTCTGCTGACGAGCTTGTACAGCGCCACCGAATCCACAGCGGCCACTGTCGGCAGGATTCTCCTTCTAGAAGGCCTGCCCTG ATACAGAAGAGACAGTCCAGTGGCAGCATGGATGACCGGCCTCTCATGTGGGTGAGAGATTATGTTGAATCCCTCCACCAAAACTCCAGAGCCACACTCCTGTTCGGGAAGAACAATGTCCTGGTGCAGccg AGGGATGACATGGAGGCCATTCCGGGCTATCTCTCTCTTCATCAAACTGCAGATCTCATGACACTGAAGTGGACACCAAACCAGCTGATGAATGGCAATGTTGGAGAGCTGGATTCTGAAAAGAG TGTATATTGGGATTATGCCATAACGATTCGTTTGGAGGAGATTGTGTATCTTCACTGTCATCAGCAAG TAAACAGTGGTGGGACAGTAGTTTTGGTGAGCCAGGATGGCATCCAGAGACCTCCCCTACATTTTCCCAAAGGTGGTCACCTGCTCCAGTTTCTCACCTGCTTGGAGACGGGTCTGCTACCTCACGGACAGCTGGACCCACCGCTCTGGAATCAGAGAGGAAAG GGAAAAGTTTTCCCCAAATTACGAAGAAGAAGTCCACACGGCTCATGTGATTCTGTATCGGATAAGGAAGACGATGAAGCAACCGATTATGTGTTTCGAATCCTTTTTCCTGGCAATCAGATGGAGTTCAGTACCA TGGCTCTGGAGATGATGGATCAGGGAGTTAATCTGTGGCAGCCAACCCCAAGAAAGTCCTCGTGCTCCTCTTGCTCACAGAACGGCTCTTCTGACAGCTCTCTACCTAATGGCTGCAATCAGGAAAG GGCTCCGTTAAAGCTCCTTTGCGACACAATGAAATACCAGATCATTTCTCGTGCATTCTACGGAT ggctTGCATACTGTCGCCATCTGTCTACGGTCCGGACACATCTTTCGGCGTTGGTCAGCACTACTATGGTTGACCCTGATGTACCCTGTGACACTCGGGGAGGCCTGTCTGTGGAGGTTTGGGGCAAATATCTCAAGGACAGCTCT GCCTACCAAGAAAAGGAGATACACAGGCTCGTGTATTTTGGTGGTGTTACCCCATCACTACGCAAAGAAGTCTGGCCCTTCCTATTGGGACATTACCAGTTTACCATGACGGAGAAATGCAGACTGGAG attgACGAACAGATGCGGATCATATATGAACAGACTATGAAGGAGTGGCAGGGTTGTGAGCTCATTGTCCGTCAGAGGGAGCGGGAGAAGCATGCCGAAGCCATCGCTCGATGTTCTTCCGGAGCGAGTGTGGAAAGAGGGCCCGTACAGCGGGACTCCACCATCAGCACAGAT TCGTCTCTGTGCAGCTCAGACCATCAGAATGCACACTCACAGAGCGAATCCAGCAGCAGTGAACAG GTATTTGTATTGGCGGAGACTGAATCCAGGGCTGGGGAAGAAGAACCACAGCACAGTAGCCTTGTGAAGGCCACAGATGGTCCACAACTTCCCTTCTGTAATCTTTCCGCCCCAAGTGTGTCAAATCAGCCTCCAGGCGCAGATGGCAACCTGCTAACTGAGTCAACCATCAAACCAAACACCTCGCTGACAGCAGATTCACCAGAAgtcctcagtggggaaacttcaGCTGAAGAAAAGAGTCAGCATCCAACGTGTGAATCCGGAGGACAGGATTTAAAACAACCTACTGTCGAGATCGAGGCTGTAACGCAGAAGATGTATACAGGATTAGGAAATGAGGAAGTTTTGGAGACGACAGCTGTTAAGTCTAAAGAAACATTTGAAGCTGAGGCTAAAGACACACCAACTCATGGAGTTTTAAAAGCTGTAGATACAAATATGAATTTGAAATCGGCTCCAGAGAATACTAATGTTCTGAAGCTTGAAAAAGAGGTTCATAATGAATATTTCCAAGCACCTCCACTTGGGCAGACCTTGACCCTTCAGGCACACAAGAGCAAAGATCAGGAAAGGAAGACACTATATCAGCTTGTCACCCAAGGAGATATGAATTCACATAGTGAAAAAAAGCCAGAAGTTACTAAAAAATCTGAAATAACAGAAGCGACAGTTGAAATCAAAAAGACTGCAGAGATCCCATTTGAGAAACCTGGTTCAAATTCTCCAGTCAGACAAGTGCTGAATGCTCTTCAGTCAGCATCAAGGGGCAGCCTTTCGTTATCGTCTCACTCTCGGCAGTCCCCAGACACAGCCGACTCAGATGACTCTCCTTCTGCCTTGGAAATGGAGGACATTCTTACAGGGATGACATGCGTGACATCAGAGGGCGCCCAGCCCAGGCCTTTGATGGGACTGGCCACGCCTCCTGTCTCTTTGGCACAAAAAGAGAAGCTGGCAGCTGACTATCTAGATCACCATCTGGACACAGCTTGTAACACCAGTCCTGAGGGGACTGACCTGGGGCTCTCTGAAGAGGAACCTGAGATGGATAATGTACTCACTGAGCCAGAGTCTGCAGAAGCGACAGGAATGACCAAATACGAAGAATCCTCCGAGGAGCAAACCTACTCT CAAGAAACGCTGGACATGTATTTGATCAACTTGCATCGGATTGACAAAGACGTCAGACGCTGTGACAGAACCTACTGGTACTTCACTCCTGAGAATCTGGAGAAGCTGCGTAACATCATGTGCAG TTATGTGTGGCAGCATTTGGATACAGGTTACATGCAGGGCATGTGTGATCTGCTGGCTCCCCTGCTGGTTATTCTTGATGATG AGGTAATGGCGTTCAGTTGCTTCACTGAACTGATGAAGAGGATGAACCAGAATTTTCCTCATGGGGGTGCTATGGACTCCCATTTCGCCAATATGCGATCACTTATACAG ATCCTGGACTCAGAGCTGTTTGAACTCATGCAGCAGAATGGAGACTACACCCACTTCTATTTCTGTTACCGCTGGTTTCTTCTCGACTTCAAAAGAG AAATGGTGTATGATGATGTGTTCTCTGcgtgggaaaccatctgggcagCCAAGCACACCTCATCTGAACACTTCGTGCTCTTCATCGCTCTGGCACTTGTGGAGATGTATAGAGACATCATTTTGGAAAATAACATGGACTTCACGGACATCATCAAGTTCTTCAATG AAATGGCAGAGCGACATGATGTCCCACAGGTCTTGATGATGGCCCGAGACTTGGCCCACAAAGTGCAGACTCTCATAGAAAACAAGTGA